A portion of the Eubacterium maltosivorans genome contains these proteins:
- a CDS encoding UPF0280 family protein: MYEKRVYRDKMQADGLVYYRVVEYETDLLIASETDQTDLMRRQVHETRKILENYGEAVPEFFTALEPIPVLQRDPTMIKRMKTAAAAVGVGPMAAVAGAVSASVGGALLKQSKEVIVENGGDLFIKTDKIRRVAIEAGRSAFKDLALKIKPAAHPIGICTSSGTVGHSLSFGRADAATVISEDVYLADAAATALGNRVRTHEDMAGAIEWIKGIAGIKGVLIIVDNRMGAWGEIELD, translated from the coding sequence ATGTATGAAAAGCGTGTTTATCGGGATAAAATGCAGGCCGACGGCCTGGTCTATTACCGCGTTGTGGAATATGAAACAGATCTTCTGATTGCGTCTGAGACAGACCAGACTGATCTGATGCGGCGTCAGGTGCATGAAACCCGTAAAATACTGGAGAATTATGGAGAGGCCGTTCCGGAATTTTTCACTGCGCTTGAACCAATACCTGTTTTGCAGCGTGATCCGACAATGATCAAACGCATGAAAACAGCCGCTGCCGCCGTAGGCGTCGGCCCGATGGCGGCTGTGGCGGGAGCTGTCTCCGCCAGTGTCGGAGGGGCGCTTTTAAAACAGAGCAAAGAAGTCATCGTCGAAAACGGCGGCGATTTGTTTATAAAGACAGATAAAATTCGGCGCGTCGCCATTGAAGCGGGCCGTTCTGCTTTTAAAGATCTGGCGTTAAAAATAAAACCGGCGGCTCATCCTATAGGAATCTGCACCTCCTCAGGCACCGTTGGACATTCTCTCAGCTTTGGAAGGGCAGATGCCGCCACTGTCATCAGTGAGGATGTCTATCTGGCCGACGCTGCGGCCACAGCCCTTGGAAACCGGGTCAGGACACATGAAGATATGGCCGGCGCCATTGAGTGGATTAAAGGTATCGCCGGTATTAAAGGAGTTCTGATCATTGTCGATAACCGGATGGGCGCGTGGGGAGAAATTGAACTGGACTAA
- a CDS encoding helix-turn-helix domain-containing protein gives MENNTFGSRLKALRLSKNLTQEKFANIFYLNKSSISKYEKDKNLPENQLLIKIADFFDVSVDYLLCRTSQQKLLPSNPKPMSGEEFLSSYVFSEEETEAFAAYFSFPDDLKKEVLDYIRFKQQ, from the coding sequence ATGGAGAATAATACATTTGGTTCACGTCTTAAGGCTTTAAGACTGTCTAAAAATCTAACTCAGGAGAAATTCGCAAATATTTTTTATCTTAATAAAAGTTCAATTTCTAAATATGAAAAAGATAAAAATTTGCCAGAAAATCAATTATTAATTAAAATCGCTGACTTTTTTGATGTATCTGTTGATTATTTGTTATGTAGAACATCCCAGCAAAAATTATTGCCAAGCAATCCAAAACCAATGAGCGGTGAAGAATTTTTAAGCTCTTATGTTTTCTCTGAAGAAGAAACCGAAGCTTTTGCAGCTTATTTTTCTTTCCCAGACGACTTGAAAAAGGAAGTTTTAGACTATATTCGTTTTAAACAACAATAA
- a CDS encoding homocysteine S-methyltransferase family protein: MKFTEALKTKRLYLDGAMGSLLQEKLQNIGPVPEALTLTHPEIIQDIYRAYIEAGSDIITTCTFGANGYKLKDTEYDQKKIITAAVKLAKELKPGYVALDIGPLGALIGSLGEISFDEAYHYFAQMVEIGAEAGADVLLIETVTDIYEMKAAVLAAKEHSDLPVIALMTFEENGRTLTGSDPLTVVTILEALGVDAIGINCSTGPDKMMPVIQTLLKYASVPVVIQPNAGLPRVADGKTFYDITSDEFAAYMAEIAQKGASVLGGCCGTTPEYIQKTIEATKDSPLPDFSVLSPEQQLTLVATGTRTLALGQDIRIIGECINPTTNAALKEELRRGELSLVKKLAMEQKKKGAHVLDINLGLPDIDEKEMMLRAVETVSNLVDLPLQIDSSDPEVIEAVLRQYNGKPIINSVNGEQGSMERILPIARKYGACVLGLTMDEKGIPEKAEERLAIGRGIVHKAESMGIPKKNLLLDCLVLTASAQQEMVKETIKSLELIHSELQLPTVLGVSNISFGLPNRELMNRTFLTMAFTAGLNTPIMNPSDQGMMDAVASFRGLWGYDESCIQYVTKYNSKASAPLKKDECKVLPDLKTMVVEGMKEEAAEATEALLKTLDPMTVVNDYLIPGLDIVGEAFETGEAFLPNLIFAAEAVQKSFEIIKSHLSAEQQITKGRIVLATVSGDVHDIGKNILKVILENYGYEILDLGKDVETARILETVKKEKIRLVGLSALMTTTVKNMAATVSLLHEHCPETAVMVGGAVLNAEYAADIGADYYGKDAKAGVNIAQSIFEK; the protein is encoded by the coding sequence ATGAAATTTACAGAAGCATTAAAAACAAAACGACTTTACCTTGACGGTGCCATGGGCAGCCTGCTTCAGGAAAAGCTTCAAAATATCGGCCCTGTGCCGGAGGCTCTGACGTTAACACACCCTGAGATCATTCAGGATATCTACAGAGCCTATATTGAAGCAGGGTCCGATATTATCACGACCTGCACCTTCGGAGCAAACGGCTATAAGCTGAAGGATACGGAGTATGATCAGAAAAAGATCATTACAGCGGCAGTGAAGCTGGCGAAAGAACTGAAGCCTGGCTACGTCGCCCTGGATATCGGTCCTCTGGGCGCTTTGATCGGTTCGCTTGGGGAGATCAGCTTTGACGAAGCTTATCATTATTTTGCGCAGATGGTCGAAATCGGGGCCGAGGCAGGGGCAGATGTGCTGCTGATCGAAACTGTGACCGATATCTATGAAATGAAGGCGGCTGTTCTGGCTGCAAAAGAGCACAGTGATCTGCCGGTAATCGCTTTAATGACCTTTGAGGAAAACGGACGTACGCTCACAGGCTCCGATCCTTTGACGGTTGTAACCATACTTGAGGCATTAGGAGTAGACGCCATCGGGATTAACTGCTCTACTGGTCCTGATAAAATGATGCCGGTCATCCAGACGCTGCTCAAGTACGCGTCGGTTCCTGTGGTTATTCAGCCCAATGCGGGCCTTCCCCGGGTGGCAGATGGAAAAACCTTCTATGATATAACGTCGGACGAATTTGCCGCTTATATGGCGGAAATTGCGCAAAAAGGAGCGTCTGTGCTGGGCGGGTGCTGTGGAACCACCCCGGAATACATCCAAAAAACCATCGAGGCTACAAAGGACTCACCGTTGCCCGATTTCAGTGTTTTATCCCCCGAGCAGCAACTGACACTGGTGGCGACAGGGACCAGAACCCTTGCGCTTGGGCAGGATATCCGCATTATCGGAGAATGTATTAATCCAACGACAAACGCGGCCTTGAAGGAAGAACTGCGCCGGGGAGAGCTTTCTTTGGTTAAAAAACTGGCGATGGAACAGAAAAAAAAAGGAGCCCATGTCCTGGATATCAATCTCGGTCTGCCAGATATTGACGAAAAGGAAATGATGCTGAGAGCCGTCGAGACTGTCAGCAATCTGGTCGATCTGCCGCTGCAGATTGATTCTTCAGATCCTGAGGTCATCGAGGCAGTGCTGCGGCAGTATAATGGAAAGCCGATTATTAATTCTGTCAATGGGGAACAAGGCTCAATGGAGCGGATACTGCCCATTGCCCGAAAATATGGCGCCTGCGTTCTCGGACTGACGATGGATGAAAAGGGAATTCCCGAAAAAGCTGAGGAACGTCTTGCCATCGGGAGAGGGATCGTCCATAAAGCAGAGTCTATGGGAATCCCCAAAAAAAATCTGCTCCTTGACTGCCTGGTTCTAACCGCGTCGGCCCAGCAGGAAATGGTGAAGGAAACCATCAAATCGCTGGAGTTGATTCATTCAGAGCTGCAGCTTCCAACTGTGCTGGGAGTCAGCAATATTTCTTTTGGACTGCCAAACCGTGAGCTGATGAACCGCACCTTCCTGACCATGGCCTTTACCGCCGGCCTGAATACTCCGATCATGAACCCTTCTGATCAGGGAATGATGGATGCTGTCGCTTCATTCAGAGGGCTTTGGGGCTATGATGAAAGCTGTATCCAATATGTCACAAAATATAACAGTAAAGCGTCAGCGCCGTTAAAAAAAGATGAGTGTAAAGTGCTGCCTGATCTCAAGACAATGGTCGTTGAGGGCATGAAGGAGGAGGCCGCCGAGGCAACGGAAGCGCTATTGAAGACGTTGGATCCGATGACCGTGGTTAACGACTATCTGATACCCGGGCTTGATATTGTGGGCGAGGCGTTCGAGACAGGGGAGGCCTTTTTGCCCAACCTTATTTTCGCCGCCGAGGCCGTGCAGAAATCCTTTGAGATCATCAAAAGCCATCTTAGCGCTGAGCAGCAGATCACAAAAGGGCGGATTGTATTGGCGACCGTTTCAGGAGATGTCCATGATATCGGGAAAAATATACTGAAGGTTATCCTGGAAAATTATGGATATGAAATACTGGATCTCGGTAAGGACGTCGAGACGGCAAGGATTCTTGAGACCGTCAAAAAAGAAAAGATCCGGCTGGTCGGCCTGAGCGCTCTGATGACAACAACCGTTAAAAATATGGCAGCGACAGTGAGCCTTCTCCATGAACACTGTCCCGAAACGGCTGTGATGGTGGGCGGCGCTGTGCTCAACGCTGAATATGCGGCCGATATCGGAGCAGACTATTACGGCAAGGATGCAAAAGCCGGCGTTAACATTGCCCAGAGTATTTTTGAGAAATAG